From a single Gemmatimonadota bacterium genomic region:
- a CDS encoding amidohydrolase family protein: MTARCLLLSLTIAAASVLPLTAQRPPQLSDEVMRFVTVSAPVVAITHARLIDGTGSPVRTDITVVLRDGLIAEVGPTSQVQVPSGAEVIDATGQTLTPGWVMLHEHMFYPSGQARYNTNELSFPPLYLAGGATTIRTGGSLDPYTDLSTRDLIEAGRVVGPTMDVTGPYLEGDGGFIRAFPKLRTPEEARAHVNFWADRGVTSFKAYNLIDRATLGAAIEAAHARGIKVTGHLCSITYREAADLGIDNLEHGFFAATDWVADKRPDECPRGAQQTYLDLDLTSPAFTGLVQHLVAKGVAVTSTLTVVERRASGRPPPPDGALGAMLPELRDGVLARIERSNDAGNTVGGALLAKYMAMEKAFYDAGGFLVVGTDPTGGGDVVPGYANQRALQLLVEMGLSTEQAIEVATRNGARYLGLENEIGSVTPGLRADLVLMRGDPATDPGAFERVTVVFKDGVGYDSAALFDSVKGWVGVR; the protein is encoded by the coding sequence ATGACCGCTCGCTGCTTGCTGCTTTCCCTGACCATCGCGGCTGCATCGGTGCTGCCCCTCACGGCGCAGCGCCCGCCACAGCTTTCCGACGAAGTGATGCGCTTCGTGACGGTCTCGGCGCCGGTCGTGGCCATCACCCATGCGCGCCTGATCGACGGGACGGGCAGTCCGGTCAGGACCGACATCACGGTGGTGCTGAGGGATGGGCTCATCGCCGAGGTCGGGCCTACCTCACAGGTGCAGGTGCCCTCCGGTGCGGAGGTGATCGACGCAACCGGACAGACGCTCACACCGGGTTGGGTGATGCTCCACGAGCACATGTTCTACCCATCCGGACAGGCGCGCTACAACACCAACGAACTCTCGTTCCCACCGCTGTACCTGGCCGGTGGGGCGACCACCATTCGCACGGGCGGCAGCCTGGATCCCTACACCGACCTCAGCACGCGCGACCTGATCGAGGCCGGGCGCGTCGTGGGTCCCACGATGGACGTCACGGGTCCCTATCTGGAGGGGGACGGTGGCTTCATCCGCGCCTTCCCCAAGCTGCGAACGCCGGAGGAGGCGCGTGCACATGTGAACTTCTGGGCCGATCGGGGCGTCACCTCGTTCAAAGCCTACAATCTGATCGATCGGGCCACTCTGGGCGCGGCCATCGAGGCTGCCCACGCGCGCGGCATCAAGGTGACCGGCCACCTTTGTTCGATCACCTACCGTGAGGCGGCCGACCTCGGGATCGACAACCTCGAGCACGGCTTCTTCGCCGCCACGGACTGGGTTGCGGACAAGCGACCGGACGAATGTCCACGGGGCGCGCAACAAACCTACCTCGACCTGGATCTGACCAGCCCGGCCTTCACGGGGTTGGTGCAGCACCTGGTGGCCAAAGGTGTGGCCGTTACCTCCACGTTGACCGTGGTCGAACGGCGTGCCTCCGGTCGCCCGCCTCCGCCGGACGGTGCCCTGGGAGCGATGCTGCCCGAGCTTCGGGACGGCGTGTTGGCTCGTATCGAGCGCTCCAACGACGCCGGCAACACCGTGGGTGGCGCGCTGCTGGCCAAGTACATGGCCATGGAGAAGGCCTTTTATGACGCGGGAGGGTTCCTGGTGGTGGGAACCGATCCCACGGGCGGCGGTGACGTGGTGCCAGGGTACGCCAACCAGCGTGCGCTGCAGCTGCTGGTCGAGATGGGGCTGAGCACCGAGCAGGCGATCGAAGTCGCCACCCGGAACGGCGCCCGCTACCTGGGTCTGGAGAACGAGATCGGGTCCGTGACGCCGGGACTGCGCGCCGATCTGGTGCTGATGCGCGGGGATCCCGCGACCGACCCCGGTGCGTTCGAGCGGGTCACCGTGGTGTTCAAGGACGGAGTGGGCTACGACTCCGCCGCGTTGTTCGACAGCGTGAAGGGGTGGGTGGGCGTCCGCTGA
- a CDS encoding MBL fold metallo-hydrolase, with protein sequence MRTLVPVLVLVAAACQEAPAPARDQPRPPGSDFQGPAFEFEQVLPDIYHVRGTGNLSIGSNGAVIVNDDDVLLVDSHISPAAAVALLDELKTITDKPVRYVVNTHFHFDHAHGNQIYPPEIQVIGHEFTRDMLENGGSLGRSYQQFVMTLPDQISALEAQLPSAAQEERPELEARLAYLRTYWEGQQGLEPTGPNTTLSQRMTLFRGGREIQLLFFGRGHTGGDVVVYLPAERVLVSGDLLTGGLPFMGDGYTDEWDDTLEHLKALDFEWVLPGHGTPFQGKESIDWLQAYLRDLQSRAAALHARGLSFEEAAGQIDMRDHAEHYASITSAGVAPIAVQRIFELLDQAGR encoded by the coding sequence ATGCGCACCCTCGTACCCGTGCTGGTTCTGGTCGCGGCCGCCTGCCAGGAGGCGCCTGCGCCGGCGCGCGATCAGCCCCGCCCGCCGGGCTCGGATTTCCAGGGACCGGCCTTCGAGTTCGAGCAGGTGCTCCCCGACATCTACCACGTACGCGGTACCGGCAATCTGTCGATCGGCTCCAATGGGGCCGTGATCGTCAATGACGACGATGTGCTTCTGGTGGACTCGCACATCTCGCCGGCGGCAGCCGTCGCGCTGCTGGACGAGCTCAAGACCATCACCGACAAGCCCGTACGCTACGTCGTCAACACACACTTCCACTTCGATCACGCGCACGGCAATCAGATCTACCCGCCCGAGATCCAGGTGATCGGGCATGAGTTCACGCGCGACATGCTGGAGAACGGAGGATCACTCGGGCGGTCGTACCAGCAGTTCGTGATGACCCTTCCCGACCAGATCTCAGCGCTCGAGGCACAACTGCCTTCGGCAGCGCAGGAAGAGCGTCCTGAGCTGGAGGCTCGCCTCGCCTACTTGCGCACGTATTGGGAGGGACAGCAGGGGCTGGAGCCTACCGGCCCCAACACCACGCTCTCGCAGCGCATGACCCTGTTCCGCGGTGGACGCGAGATCCAGTTGCTGTTCTTCGGACGTGGCCACACCGGCGGGGACGTGGTGGTCTACCTTCCCGCGGAGCGGGTCCTGGTCTCCGGTGACCTGTTGACGGGGGGCCTGCCGTTCATGGGAGACGGGTACACGGACGAGTGGGACGACACGCTCGAGCACCTGAAGGCGCTCGACTTCGAGTGGGTCCTCCCCGGCCATGGGACCCCCTTCCAGGGGAAGGAGTCGATCGACTGGTTGCAGGCGTACCTGCGGGATCTCCAGTCGCGGGCGGCGGCGTTGCACGCCAGAGGACTCTCGTTCGAAGAAGCCGCGGGACAGATCGACATGCGAGATCACGCAGAACATTACGCGTCGATCACCAGCGCAGGTGTCGCCCCCATCGCTGTGCAACGGATCTTCGAGCTGCTGGACCAGGCCGGGCGCTGA
- a CDS encoding DUF1080 domain-containing protein: MVLACAATASSEGVAAQDAVSLFNGRDLSGWTVHGTEHWFVDGGELVCESGPDAAYGYLATESVWHDFDLSVEFKQEADGNSGVFFHAHVEGTVVSGWQAEVAPPGLWTGGIYESYGRGWLIRPDDSLPDVRLGEWNTLRVRVDGEHVTTWLNGVQRIDFADAAIGSGDGHIALQIHEGGGIRVRWRNLRITGL; the protein is encoded by the coding sequence CTGGTGCTGGCCTGCGCGGCCACAGCCTCGTCGGAGGGGGTGGCCGCGCAGGACGCTGTGTCGCTGTTCAATGGGCGGGATCTGTCCGGTTGGACCGTCCACGGCACGGAGCATTGGTTCGTGGACGGAGGGGAGCTGGTTTGCGAGAGCGGCCCGGATGCGGCCTATGGGTACCTGGCCACCGAGTCGGTCTGGCACGACTTCGACCTCAGTGTCGAGTTCAAGCAGGAGGCGGACGGCAACAGCGGTGTGTTCTTCCATGCCCACGTGGAAGGCACCGTGGTCTCGGGCTGGCAGGCGGAAGTGGCGCCGCCGGGCCTTTGGACTGGCGGCATCTACGAGTCGTACGGCCGGGGATGGCTGATCCGTCCCGACGACTCCCTTCCCGACGTGCGGCTGGGCGAGTGGAACACCTTGCGTGTCCGGGTGGACGGAGAACACGTGACCACCTGGCTGAACGGCGTGCAACGGATCGACTTCGCGGACGCGGCCATCGGGAGCGGCGACGGGCACATCGCGCTCCAGATCCACGAGGGCGGCGGCATCCGTGTACGCTGGAGGAACCTGCGGATCACGGGACTGTAG
- a CDS encoding PAS domain S-box protein, with the protein MSDMARGGAVPAWFTRVADLPSDPRRRAELLSLLLVSLVPIGLACGTFQYLIKPDYGPQFAIVGMAALLGAVAWILNRFGHFWVAAWTTVLIPTLAAHGSLIWLPADPMAFAYPVLSVILAGVFLSLRATVLIAVVNLICLAAITAFDPEITLMHSADSFGFNLLIPTLVVASRVHRNQDERIRARALKASEERYRTLVETMNDGLIVVTPDMEITFANRRLLSVLGLDADDVVGRRLEDVLSAELVEVLGGHCGAGGTATVVQEISLSGAKGPIDFRVSPTAIRDRLGRPVGCFAVLTDITERKRAEAILRRNERKFRVLIENALDVISVLDRDARVVYESPSIEQKLGFKPEELIGRNALEFVHPDDAGRVIAALQAGFMNPGEPQSAEFRFLNADGEWPILEAVGQGLQDEVEPGWALVVNSRDVTEHRRLEREVLEISDREQRRLGRDLHDGMGQMLVGARFHASAIERRLRKEGRSEADAVAALGALLDDAHAQARALARGLTPLSLDERGLDAALTDLAGDAERILGIQVDVALPEPELVRDLNVATHLYRIAQEAISNAARHGRATVANLALGSSQNEVQLTVVDDGCGFALDSAPPGGMGLRIMRYRTRIMHGVLDIESEPGQGTTVRCRIAQDTAAPVAVHASR; encoded by the coding sequence CGTCGGGATGGCAGCCCTGCTGGGGGCGGTGGCTTGGATCCTGAACCGGTTCGGACACTTCTGGGTGGCCGCTTGGACCACGGTGTTGATTCCCACCCTGGCCGCGCACGGCTCGTTGATCTGGCTGCCCGCGGACCCCATGGCGTTTGCCTACCCGGTCCTCTCCGTCATCCTGGCGGGCGTCTTCCTCTCACTACGCGCCACGGTGCTGATCGCCGTGGTCAACCTGATCTGCCTTGCCGCCATCACGGCGTTCGATCCCGAGATCACGTTGATGCATTCTGCGGACTCGTTCGGCTTCAATCTGTTGATTCCCACGCTGGTCGTGGCGTCACGCGTGCACCGGAATCAAGACGAGCGCATCCGCGCCCGAGCGCTCAAGGCCAGCGAAGAGCGCTACCGAACCCTGGTCGAGACGATGAACGACGGGTTGATCGTCGTCACGCCGGACATGGAGATCACCTTCGCCAATCGCCGGCTCCTGTCGGTGTTGGGGCTCGACGCCGACGACGTGGTCGGGCGCCGTCTCGAGGACGTTCTGAGCGCAGAGCTGGTGGAGGTCCTGGGGGGTCACTGTGGAGCAGGCGGCACTGCTACGGTCGTCCAGGAGATCTCCTTGTCGGGCGCCAAGGGCCCCATCGACTTCCGCGTGTCGCCCACGGCAATCCGCGACCGGCTGGGCAGGCCGGTGGGGTGCTTCGCGGTGCTCACGGATATCACGGAGCGCAAGCGGGCGGAGGCTATCCTGCGCCGCAACGAGCGCAAGTTCCGGGTGCTCATCGAGAACGCGCTCGACGTGATCTCCGTGCTGGACCGCGATGCGCGAGTAGTGTACGAGAGCCCCTCGATCGAGCAGAAGCTGGGATTCAAGCCCGAGGAGTTGATCGGTCGTAACGCCTTGGAGTTCGTGCACCCCGACGACGCCGGCCGGGTGATTGCTGCGCTGCAAGCCGGATTCATGAACCCTGGGGAGCCCCAATCTGCGGAGTTTCGCTTCCTCAATGCGGACGGGGAGTGGCCCATTCTGGAGGCGGTGGGGCAGGGGCTCCAGGATGAGGTCGAGCCTGGCTGGGCACTCGTGGTCAACTCCCGCGACGTGACGGAGCATCGGAGGCTGGAGCGGGAGGTGCTGGAGATCAGCGACCGGGAGCAGCGACGCCTCGGCCGCGATCTGCACGACGGCATGGGGCAGATGCTGGTGGGAGCGCGATTCCACGCCTCCGCGATCGAGCGCCGCCTGCGCAAGGAAGGTCGCAGCGAGGCGGACGCGGTTGCCGCCCTGGGGGCGCTGCTGGACGACGCCCATGCACAGGCACGGGCGCTGGCGCGCGGCCTCACGCCGCTCAGTCTGGACGAGCGCGGGTTGGATGCGGCCCTGACGGACCTTGCCGGTGATGCCGAGCGCATCCTGGGGATCCAGGTCGATGTTGCGCTGCCCGAGCCCGAGCTCGTTCGTGACCTCAACGTGGCCACCCACCTCTATCGGATCGCCCAGGAAGCCATCAGCAACGCCGCCCGCCACGGTCGGGCCACGGTCGCCAACCTGGCGTTGGGCTCTTCTCAGAACGAAGTCCAGCTGACGGTCGTGGACGACGGGTGTGGGTTCGCGTTGGACTCCGCGCCCCCTGGTGGAATGGGGCTGAGGATCATGCGGTACCGCACCCGGATCATGCACGGCGTTCTCGACATCGAGAGCGAGCCCGGACAGGGCACCACCGTACGCTGCCGGATCGCCCAGGACACCGCGGCACCGGTCGCTGTCCATGCGAGCAGGTAG
- a CDS encoding response regulator transcription factor gives MSSLRVLLADDHALVRSGLGSLLEQVDGIEVVGEVGNGRLAVEGVQELKPDIVIMDITMPELNGLDATVRIKRDRPETRVIILSMHTGEEYITAALEAGADAFLVKDAAPVELELAIRAVASGNSYLSPIVAKRVLDRRALGIPATPDVALTPRQREILQLVAEGNSSKAIARKLHLSTKTVETHRSQLMERLGIRDLASLVRYAVRVGLVGSE, from the coding sequence GTGTCCTCGCTTCGCGTACTCCTCGCGGATGATCACGCCCTCGTGCGCTCAGGCCTCGGATCGCTCCTGGAGCAGGTGGATGGGATCGAGGTGGTCGGGGAGGTCGGAAACGGTCGGCTCGCCGTGGAGGGTGTGCAGGAACTGAAGCCGGACATCGTGATCATGGACATCACGATGCCAGAGTTGAACGGCTTGGACGCCACCGTCCGGATCAAGCGAGATCGACCCGAGACCCGGGTGATCATCCTCTCCATGCATACCGGGGAGGAGTACATCACGGCGGCCCTGGAGGCAGGCGCCGACGCGTTCCTCGTCAAAGATGCGGCGCCGGTGGAGCTGGAGCTGGCGATCCGCGCCGTTGCGTCCGGGAACTCCTACCTCAGTCCCATCGTAGCCAAGCGTGTCCTGGACCGACGGGCGCTCGGCATCCCGGCCACTCCGGACGTGGCGCTGACTCCCCGGCAGAGAGAGATCCTGCAGTTGGTGGCGGAGGGGAACTCCAGCAAGGCCATTGCCCGCAAGCTCCACCTCAGCACCAAGACCGTGGAGACCCACCGCAGTCAGTTGATGGAGCGGTTGGGGATTCGCGACCTGGCGTCGCTGGTCCGCTACGCCGTGCGGGTGGGGCTGGTGGGGTCCGAGTAG
- a CDS encoding phage tail protein: MPPIYRDDPYGNYNFLLEIDGVSEDGRAARGSFSEISGLGVEIQTIEYRNGSEDNTVRKLPGLKKYPNLVCTRGFTGDDRFWQWLLTAMQGTPQRANGRIILLDEGRQEVARWHFRRAWPCKWTGPSLNAVHADVAIETLEICHEGLELAD, translated from the coding sequence ATGCCGCCGATCTACCGCGACGACCCCTACGGCAACTACAACTTCCTCCTCGAGATCGACGGAGTCAGCGAGGATGGTCGCGCGGCGCGCGGCTCCTTCTCCGAGATCTCGGGGTTGGGGGTGGAGATCCAGACGATCGAGTACCGGAACGGCTCGGAAGACAACACGGTCCGCAAGCTGCCCGGCCTGAAGAAGTATCCCAATCTCGTCTGCACCCGTGGCTTCACGGGCGACGATCGGTTCTGGCAGTGGCTTCTCACGGCGATGCAGGGAACTCCCCAACGTGCCAATGGGCGCATCATCCTGTTGGACGAAGGTCGGCAGGAGGTTGCGCGCTGGCATTTCCGGCGCGCGTGGCCCTGCAAGTGGACGGGCCCCTCACTCAACGCCGTGCACGCCGACGTCGCCATCGAGACGCTCGAGATCTGTCACGAAGGCCTCGAGTTGGCGGACTGA
- a CDS encoding sialidase: MRRADRLARRPTARTLGSTLVGVLFTLVLLAAPVETSPVLAQQVGADALAALPFRHIGPVGNRISAVYGVTGDPLTYYAGAAAGGLWKTTDGGLYWEPVFDEQDVHSIGSIAVSESDPEIVWAGTGEPHIRSNVTIGDGVYRSMDGGKTWKHMGLENTGRISKVRIHPYNPDIVYVASLGHVHAPQRERGIFRTTDGGETWEQVLFVDEGVGASDLVMDPNNPRILFAGMWTVQFNTWGRRSGGPLSGIYMSRDGGDTWTKLEGHGLPGRPVGKIGLCMTPADSDRIYALIETGDGVPWEGQDTDSGEVWRSDDGGESWQLMTHNRDFGGRTGYYNNCRVLPDDPDEAMFLTAAFTRTIDGARTGIPMTGRARPGGDYHDLWIDPTDGDRWIVGNDQGVSVSLNRGQTWLRTQLPIGQMYHVTVDNAIPYNVMGNRQDGPSFRGPSNSLFGGTRGAIPRGDWHSVGGGESGFATPDPTDPNIVWSSASGSGARGGIVVRFDERNRQFRNVEVWPESTGGWSAEELKYRFQWTFPLLVSPHDHNTIYVTSQVVHRTTNGGQSWDVISPDLTTNDKSRQGSSGGLTPDNIGVEYCCVIYAFDESPIEQGVFFAGSNDGLVHVSRDNGANWTDVTANLPGLPPDGVVRGIDISRHEAGKAFIAIEHHQVGNFLPYVYRTRDYGRTWARITTGIAEHRLSFARWIHEDPVRPGLVYLGTENRLYVSFDDGDHWQMLKNNLPPAPMYGIIVQEHFNDLVVGTYGRGFWILDDITPLQQMTPEIAASRVHLFQPRNAYRFQQRTSPATDNIDMSAGDNPPYGASINYWLGEGVPGPVTVRISDAAGTTVRTLRGTTRAGVNRVWWDLEDEGGTEVRMRTTPLYADWVDLGAERVIARGGDIEVLQPPGTYTVTLDVGGETRTASLQVLKDPNSSGTLADIQAQTEMMRDLQRDANSTAEAINQIEWLRRQIYDVSAVLADQGNAEALLQTGRELDAKLIGVEEILVQLRTTNTGQDGVRYPAKLIEKLGHLSGGVGTADFRPTDQQREVHQVLKEMLREAQQGLAALVSGDLAAFNQMLQQRGARIISDAP, from the coding sequence ATGCGCCGCGCCGACCGCCTCGCCCGCCGCCCCACCGCAAGGACCCTCGGGTCCACGCTGGTGGGCGTCCTGTTCACGCTCGTCCTTCTCGCTGCGCCGGTGGAGACGTCCCCGGTGCTCGCCCAACAGGTGGGCGCGGACGCGCTGGCTGCCCTCCCCTTCCGCCACATCGGCCCGGTGGGCAACCGCATCTCCGCCGTCTACGGCGTGACCGGCGATCCCCTCACCTACTACGCCGGCGCTGCCGCGGGTGGGCTCTGGAAGACCACGGACGGAGGGCTCTATTGGGAGCCGGTCTTCGACGAACAGGACGTCCACTCCATCGGATCCATCGCCGTCTCGGAGTCGGACCCGGAGATCGTCTGGGCGGGGACGGGTGAGCCGCACATCCGCTCCAACGTCACCATCGGGGACGGCGTCTACCGCTCCATGGACGGAGGGAAGACCTGGAAGCACATGGGGCTGGAGAACACCGGTCGCATCAGCAAGGTGCGCATCCACCCCTACAATCCCGACATCGTCTACGTGGCCTCCTTGGGACACGTGCACGCTCCGCAGCGGGAACGCGGGATCTTCCGCACCACCGACGGCGGCGAGACCTGGGAGCAGGTGTTGTTCGTGGACGAGGGCGTGGGCGCCAGCGACCTGGTGATGGACCCAAACAACCCGCGCATCCTCTTCGCAGGCATGTGGACCGTCCAGTTCAACACCTGGGGTCGCCGTTCCGGCGGACCCTTGAGCGGCATCTACATGAGCCGAGACGGCGGAGACACCTGGACCAAGCTGGAGGGACACGGCCTTCCCGGGCGTCCGGTGGGAAAGATCGGGCTCTGCATGACCCCCGCCGACTCAGACCGCATCTACGCGCTCATCGAGACCGGTGATGGCGTGCCCTGGGAAGGTCAGGACACGGATTCCGGTGAGGTCTGGCGCTCGGACGACGGCGGAGAGAGCTGGCAGCTCATGACGCACAACCGGGACTTCGGCGGACGGACCGGCTACTACAACAACTGCCGCGTGCTCCCGGATGATCCGGACGAGGCGATGTTCCTGACGGCGGCGTTCACCCGCACCATCGATGGCGCCCGCACCGGCATTCCCATGACCGGTCGCGCCCGGCCCGGCGGCGATTACCACGACCTCTGGATCGATCCGACCGACGGCGACCGCTGGATCGTGGGAAACGACCAAGGCGTCTCCGTGAGCCTCAACCGCGGGCAGACCTGGCTGCGCACTCAGCTCCCGATCGGGCAGATGTACCACGTCACGGTAGACAACGCGATCCCCTACAACGTCATGGGCAATCGCCAGGACGGCCCCAGCTTCCGAGGCCCGTCCAACAGCCTCTTCGGGGGAACCCGGGGAGCCATCCCGCGTGGCGACTGGCACTCGGTGGGCGGCGGTGAGAGCGGCTTCGCCACTCCCGATCCCACGGATCCGAACATCGTGTGGTCCAGCGCTTCCGGCTCTGGTGCCCGCGGCGGCATCGTGGTGCGTTTCGACGAACGCAACCGCCAGTTCCGCAACGTGGAGGTGTGGCCGGAGAGCACCGGCGGGTGGTCGGCCGAGGAGTTGAAGTACCGCTTCCAGTGGACGTTTCCCCTGCTGGTCTCCCCCCACGACCACAACACCATCTACGTGACGAGTCAGGTGGTGCACCGCACCACCAACGGCGGACAGAGCTGGGACGTCATCAGCCCCGATCTGACCACCAACGACAAGTCGCGGCAGGGGAGCAGCGGCGGCCTGACCCCGGACAACATCGGCGTCGAGTACTGCTGCGTGATCTACGCGTTCGACGAGTCCCCCATCGAGCAGGGTGTGTTCTTCGCCGGCTCGAACGACGGGCTCGTGCACGTGAGTCGGGACAACGGAGCCAATTGGACGGATGTCACCGCCAACCTTCCCGGCCTGCCGCCGGATGGTGTCGTGCGGGGCATCGACATCTCGCGCCATGAAGCCGGGAAGGCGTTCATCGCCATCGAGCACCACCAGGTGGGCAACTTCCTGCCCTACGTGTATCGCACGCGCGACTACGGCCGCACCTGGGCCAGGATCACGACGGGCATCGCCGAGCACCGGCTCAGTTTCGCGCGCTGGATCCACGAGGACCCGGTACGCCCGGGACTCGTGTACCTGGGCACGGAGAACCGCCTCTACGTCTCGTTCGACGACGGCGACCACTGGCAGATGCTGAAGAACAATCTGCCGCCCGCACCCATGTACGGAATCATCGTCCAGGAGCATTTCAACGATCTGGTGGTGGGCACCTACGGGCGCGGGTTCTGGATCCTGGACGACATCACGCCTTTGCAGCAGATGACTCCCGAGATCGCCGCGTCTCGTGTGCACCTCTTCCAGCCGAGGAACGCCTACCGCTTCCAACAGCGCACGAGCCCAGCCACCGACAACATCGACATGAGCGCCGGAGACAACCCACCCTATGGCGCCTCCATCAACTACTGGCTGGGCGAGGGCGTGCCGGGGCCGGTGACCGTGCGCATCTCCGACGCAGCGGGCACCACGGTGCGCACGCTGCGTGGCACGACCCGCGCCGGTGTGAACCGCGTCTGGTGGGACCTCGAGGACGAGGGCGGCACCGAGGTGCGGATGCGGACCACACCCCTCTACGCCGACTGGGTGGACCTCGGTGCGGAGCGGGTGATCGCCCGGGGTGGAGACATCGAGGTGCTCCAGCCGCCCGGCACCTACACGGTGACGTTGGACGTGGGTGGGGAGACCCGGACGGCGTCGTTGCAGGTGCTGAAGGACCCCAATTCCAGCGGAACGCTCGCAGACATCCAGGCACAGACCGAGATGATGCGCGACCTGCAGCGCGACGCGAACTCGACGGCGGAGGCCATCAATCAGATCGAATGGCTGCGCAGACAGATCTACGACGTCAGCGCCGTGTTGGCGGACCAGGGCAACGCGGAGGCGCTGCTCCAGACCGGGCGCGAACTGGACGCCAAGTTGATCGGAGTGGAGGAGATCCTCGTGCAGCTTCGTACGACGAACACCGGTCAGGACGGTGTGCGCTATCCCGCCAAGTTGATCGAGAAGCTGGGGCACCTGTCGGGTGGGGTGGGTACCGCGGATTTCAGGCCCACCGATCAGCAACGCGAGGTACACCAGGTGTTGAAGGAGATGCTCCGGGAGGCACAGCAAGGACTCGCCGCCCTCGTCTCGGGCGACCTGGCGGCCTTCAACCAGATGCTGCAGCAGCGGGGCGCCCGCATCATCTCGGACGCGCCCTGA
- a CDS encoding DUF885 family protein produces the protein MAPSSRSIRRSARRGVPGLLLLLASACAPEGPATAGATGAPPQGGTHEDLVQLFREWREFERPAFVDGVPDYSRTAMAAQHAALPGWRARLEALDPEGWSVADQIDWHLVRAEMNGLDFDHRVRRPWERDPAFYVSIYPAQSDVPAHEGPVLHGWIDLWTYTYPLSESDAADLAERIGTIPRLLEQARGNLTGNARDLWTAGFRSFEGQIRDLGALAERVGGSSLALNEAIGAARGASEEFLAWLREEAPSKTGPSGVGKENYTWYMRNVHLVPYSWEEQVTLLRRELARAHSSLRLEENRNRARPALQRIASPAEYDRRMNEAVTDYMTFLEREEIHTIEPWMEPALRAVNGSFEPVPPGQLRNFFNEVNYRDPLAMRTHMHHWIELARMRENPHPSPIRSVPSLSNIFDSRSEGFATGVEEMMMHAGLFDDRPRSRELVWIMVAQRAARGLSGLYLHGGEFDLEQAVEHAMTWTPRGWLTDGELVRFEQQLYLRQPGYGTSYLTGKIQIESLLAERAHQLGDDFTVRRFFDEFFDSGVIPVALTRWEMTGERDVILER, from the coding sequence ATGGCCCCCTCTTCGCGATCGATCCGCAGATCCGCACGCCGTGGCGTGCCGGGCCTCCTGCTCCTCCTGGCCAGCGCCTGCGCGCCCGAGGGTCCCGCTACGGCCGGCGCGACCGGCGCCCCGCCTCAGGGCGGCACGCACGAGGACCTGGTGCAGCTGTTCCGGGAGTGGCGGGAGTTCGAGCGGCCTGCGTTCGTGGACGGCGTTCCCGACTATTCCCGCACGGCCATGGCGGCCCAGCATGCCGCACTTCCGGGGTGGCGGGCGCGGCTGGAGGCACTGGATCCGGAGGGCTGGAGCGTCGCCGACCAGATCGATTGGCACCTGGTGCGTGCCGAGATGAACGGGCTCGACTTCGATCACCGCGTGCGTCGCCCCTGGGAGCGCGACCCCGCCTTCTACGTCTCCATCTACCCGGCCCAGAGTGACGTCCCCGCTCATGAGGGACCGGTCCTGCACGGCTGGATCGATCTCTGGACCTACACATATCCGCTTTCCGAATCGGACGCCGCGGATCTGGCCGAGCGCATCGGCACGATTCCGAGGCTGCTGGAGCAGGCACGCGGGAATCTGACCGGCAACGCCCGTGACCTCTGGACGGCGGGATTCCGCTCCTTCGAAGGTCAGATCAGGGATCTCGGCGCCCTGGCCGAGCGTGTAGGCGGGAGCAGTCTTGCCCTGAATGAGGCGATCGGCGCAGCACGAGGCGCGAGCGAAGAGTTCCTCGCCTGGTTGCGGGAAGAGGCGCCCTCCAAGACAGGACCCTCCGGAGTGGGCAAGGAGAACTACACCTGGTACATGCGCAACGTGCATCTGGTCCCGTATTCCTGGGAGGAGCAGGTGACGCTTCTGCGTCGAGAGCTGGCGCGGGCCCACAGCTCCCTGAGGCTGGAGGAGAACCGCAACCGGGCCCGTCCCGCTCTGCAGCGCATCGCCAGTCCCGCGGAGTACGATCGCCGCATGAACGAGGCGGTGACGGACTACATGACCTTCCTGGAGCGTGAGGAGATCCACACGATCGAGCCCTGGATGGAGCCGGCACTGCGTGCCGTCAACGGCAGCTTCGAGCCGGTGCCGCCGGGTCAGCTTCGCAACTTCTTCAACGAGGTCAACTACCGCGATCCGCTCGCCATGCGCACGCACATGCACCACTGGATCGAGCTGGCGCGCATGCGAGAGAACCCCCATCCCAGCCCGATCCGCAGCGTGCCGTCGCTCTCCAACATCTTCGACTCACGCTCGGAGGGATTCGCCACCGGCGTGGAGGAGATGATGATGCACGCCGGATTGTTCGACGACCGACCACGCTCGCGCGAGCTCGTGTGGATCATGGTGGCGCAGCGGGCGGCGCGCGGGCTGAGCGGCCTCTATCTCCACGGCGGCGAGTTCGACCTGGAGCAAGCGGTCGAGCACGCCATGACCTGGACCCCGCGGGGCTGGCTGACCGACGGAGAGCTGGTGCGCTTCGAACAGCAGCTCTACCTGCGGCAGCCGGGATATGGCACCAGTTACCTGACCGGAAAGATCCAGATCGAGTCGCTCCTGGCGGAGCGTGCCCACCAACTGGGTGACGACTTCACGGTGCGGCGCTTCTTCGACGAGTTCTTCGACTCGGGCGTGATTCCGGTGGCGCTGACGCGTTGGGAGATGACGGGCGAGCGGGACGTGATCCTGGAGCGGTGA